The following nucleotide sequence is from Methylocella sp..
GGTGTGGCGATGCGGTGGATATGGATTATAGCGCCGGGACCGTGTTCTTTTTCTTCAACCCTTTCGGCGCCAAAACATTGAAGCTGGTTTTGGACAACATCAAACAAACGATCGAGTCTAATCCTCGCTCAATACGCATCATATATCTGAACCCGGTTCATTCTTCAGTATTTAGGTCGTCCGGTTGGCTCAAACACGCTGGCGGCAGAAAAAGCAGGCTTATTAAGCTCGATATGGAGCTATGGACTTCTGAAGGTGACAGCCGAAACGCTGTGACCGAATTTTAAGTCGATCCGAGGCTTCGACGGTAGTTCACGAATTGAAGGAGAATAGCCGAACGGTCGCGGCGGCGCGCCGCGCAGCCCCGCCGGTCACCGGTCCTCCCGCGCCTGCAGCGGCGCCCAGCGCCTGAGCGACCCGGAAATCGCCCTTTTGCCAATCAAATTCGGCATCCTCCGCTGCGCCGGCGAGCGCTTCGTCTACAGCGGCGATTTCCTCGGGAGTTCCGCCGGCGTCCAGAGCCAGCATGAAGGCCAGCGCACCGCGCTGTTCCGGCTGGTTCGGCCATTCCGCCCGCAGCAGCCGGTAGAGATTGACGAAACGCTTGACCGAGCGCGCCGAACGCCCGGCAAGGGGGGCTAATGCCGTGAGAAGATTGGTTTCGGCCTCGCTCAGCGGTTCGTCGAGCGCTGAGCGTCCGGCTTCGCTAAAGGTGAGCGCCTGCTTTGACGTTGCGCTGCCCAGAATGTTCCGAACCTGCGCCGAAAAGCCATCCTGCGCGGCGATTTTGCCGACCTGGAGCGGCACCTGAATCCATTTGTCGAGGCTGAAGGCATCGCCGCCGAAAGCGGCGGGATCGGCCGCGATCAGGCTTACATAGCCCGGCCCGAGCAGGCTGCGGACATGGATAAGAATTTCCCGCGCCCGAGAGGTTGGCGCAAGGTCAAGATTGTCGAGCGCGATGATGATTCGCTGCGGCGCTTCGCTTGTCTTCGCATTGCTCTGGCCCCGCCTCTGGACCAAGGCGCCGACTGCTGCGATGAAGCGCTGAGCCTGTTGCCTGACGACATCGCCAGTGAATGGCGAGGGCTCGGCAAGCGCCGGATTTGCCGAATGAAGGGCCCCTGCGCGCCGTTCCGCCTCGGTGGCGCGGCGGCTGAGATTATCGACTTCCGCCGCAAGATCCTGCACGCGGCGAGCCTGATGCCCAAAATTGCCGTCCGTCTCGCGCCGGCGATCGGAAAGATCGCTTCGCAGCAGGCTCGCGCCGCGAAATGCGAGCTGCAGCAGCCGCAAAGCCCGCCAAACATTGACGACGAGCGCGAGCCCGGCGCCGAAAAACGCCAGCTGGCGCAGGCTCAAGAGCCAATCCATATGCGCCCCGATCCAATTGGCGGCGGAGACGAGTTGTTCGTTCCGGCGCAAAAGACCGAGCCATGCGTCCTGCGCGTCAACGGCTGCGCCGAGCCCGATGCCGGCGAGGACCAGAAGAATGGCGGTGATGATGAGTTTCATCTGTCCTTTCAGCGCCCAAAAGGCGCCGAAAGCGAAATTCAGCCGGGCGGGGGCGCTGCTGTCGGCGATGGTGCGGACCATGTCTTTGTAGCCCGGGATGGGATCGCCGCTAATGCCGAACCGGGCCATAGTGGTCTTGATTCGATTTCGGCGCCTCGCCGCATAAGCATCGACCTGCGAGCCCGGCGTCTCATAGAGCACGGTGTCGGTCAGCCGCGCGCGGCGGGAGTCCGCCTCCTCCAAAGATCGCCGCTCAGCCTCGAGTTTCAGGCGCGCGGCGTCGAGGCGCTCAAAGGCTTCGCGCGCGGCGACGCCCGGATCGCGGGCGGCGTGGGCCGCCTCGAGCGCCAGAGCAGGGAAGGTTTTGGCGAGACGCGCGTAAAGGACTCCGGCCAGCGCCTCGGCAGGATGCCCGTCGAGGTCGGCGGCATTGACGCGCAGGGTCAGAATGCTGGTCAGAAAAGGCGTCGTAGCGGCTCCTCGCGCGGCGACGCTCAAGGTTTCGATCAAACGAACGAGCTTGTTGAGAGCGAGGCTCTTGCCGGACCCGGATGGTCCAAGAAGTCCGATGGCGAACGGCGTTTGCGTGCGGCCATGGGCGGCAAGTTCGGCGAGGAGGCTCAACGGCGCGTCAAGACCAAGCGCATTTGACGACAGCGCATCGGCGTCGCCGGCGTCATCGGCCGCAAAGACGGCGTCCAGCCGCGAGGCGGCGGGGGCCGGCGAATCGACCGCTTTGGTCACGGCGCGCGCGGCGGGCGGCGTCGGAGCGATCGGCTCCGCTCCTCTTGCGCCAGGGATAATCGTTCCAAGGTTCCGCAATCCGAAATCAGGCAAGGCGCATATCCTTATTGAGGCGATTTGCTGTAGAATTAGACCGACAACGCCCGTTCTCTTGGCGAAATTCTCGGCCTGCCGACGTTCAGGCGCAAGTAGGCGGGCGAATATAACGGAGACAACACCCAAATCTTTTTCGGCGCCTTTCGCTTTGTTCACGGCGCAGGTTTTTCACAGCGGTCTGGACCGCCCAGCCGCGCCCGTCTACATAGCGTTCCAACATTCCCAACTCTCAGACAACGGATGCGAGCCCCAATGGCGCGGCAGTTCATTTACCACATGCAGGGCCTGACCAAGACCTTTTCCACCGGAAAGAAGGTTTTGGAAAACGTCAACCTTTCCTTTTACCCAGACGCCAAAATCGGCGTCCTCGGCGTCAACGGCGCCGGTAAATCGACGCTTTTGAAGATCATGGCCGGAATCGACAAGGAATATACCGGCGAAGGTTTTGTCGCCGAAGGCGCCAAGGTCGGCTATTTGCCGCAAGAGCCGGCGCTCGACAGCAGCCTCGACGTGCGCGGCAATGTGATGCTCGGCGTGGCGTCGAAAAAGGCGATTCTCGATCGCTATAATGATCTCGCCATGAATTACTCCGACGAGACCGCCGATGAGATGACCAAATTGCAGGACGAGATCGAGGCGCGCGGCCTCTGGGATCTCGACGCGCAGGTCGATCTCGCCATGGACGCTATGGGCTGTCCGCCGGACGATTGGAAAGTCGACAAGCTATCGGGCGGCGAGCGCCGCCGCGTTGCGCTCTGCAAATTGCTGCTCGAACAGCCGGAGCTGTTGCTGCTCGACGAACCGACCAACCATCTCGACGCGGAAACCGTCAATTGGCTCGAGGGGCATCTCCGCAACTATCCGGGCGCGATCCTGATCGTCACCCATGATCGCTATTTCCTCGACAATGTGACGGGTTGGATTCTCGAGCTCGATCGCGGCCGCGGCATTCCCTATGAGGGCAATTATTCGTCCTGGCTGAAGCAGAAGCAAAAACGCCTGCAGCAGGAAGGCCGCGAAGATGAAGCGCGCCAACGCCAATTGGAGTCTGAGGCGAGTTGGATCGCCTCGAGCCCAAGGGCGCGG
It contains:
- the ettA gene encoding energy-dependent translational throttle protein EttA → MARQFIYHMQGLTKTFSTGKKVLENVNLSFYPDAKIGVLGVNGAGKSTLLKIMAGIDKEYTGEGFVAEGAKVGYLPQEPALDSSLDVRGNVMLGVASKKAILDRYNDLAMNYSDETADEMTKLQDEIEARGLWDLDAQVDLAMDAMGCPPDDWKVDKLSGGERRRVALCKLLLEQPELLLLDEPTNHLDAETVNWLEGHLRNYPGAILIVTHDRYFLDNVTGWILELDRGRGIPYEGNYSSWLKQKQKRLQQEGREDEARQRQLESEASWIASSPRARQAKSKARIQRYDDLVAKQNDRAPAAGQILIPVAERLGNNVINFNHLSKAFGDKLLIDDLSFKLPPGGIVGVIGPNGAGKTTLFRMITGQEKPDSGTIEIGDSVKFGYVDQSRDALDPKKNVWEEISDGNEIIYLGKREMNSRAYTGAFNFKGPDQQKKVGQLSGGERNRVHLAKMLKSGANLLLLDEPTNDLDVDTLRALEDALADFAGCAVIISHDRFFLDRIATHILAYEGDSHVEWFEGNFADYEEDKKRRLGQDSLIPHRMKYKKFSR